The following proteins are co-located in the Podarcis raffonei isolate rPodRaf1 chromosome 5, rPodRaf1.pri, whole genome shotgun sequence genome:
- the TFRC gene encoding transferrin receptor protein 1, whose translation MDHARKAIFNMFGGEPLSYTRFSLSRQPDGDNSHVEMKLSAEDEEGIENGGIDHLHTRPIKPRNNNRHLCCVLTGAALLFLIGFLIGYLSFRGRIQAMKSEDVVEACHGYRCSTEPEDDTPEPEPVLYWSDLKSKLSSRLRSASFRDKTGFGEKDAGSPGDENLANIIHQEFEKFKLDKVWDDEHYVRLPTPGSPNEVSLEQPNEMLETPQAYVAYSESTEVSGKPVYANYGRNEDFYQLLQKNVNLTGTVILVRAGEIAFSEKVANAKKMGAVGVLIYPDPADYENLGETYSQFGHAHLGTGDPFTPGFPSFNHTQFPPVESSGLPRIPVQTISSSAAIKIFSAMNVLDCPNPWKGDLPVYKLRSDSSGRSVTLRVNNKLVEKKILNIFGVIKGFEEQDRYVVIGAQRDSWGPGFVKAGIGTSLLRQLAKALSDIVKLDGYKPRRSIVFASWSAGAFGAVGATEWLEGYSSSLHMKAVAYINLDAAVSGSKDFRFSASPMLKRLLEDAVTGITVSSTDLRSTLARKEVPFRIDDAAFPFLSYSGIPSISFRFCNNGKGYPFLDTQLDNMDILMRRFSAPYEVEGTIRKAAEIAGRIALRMTHDHELYLDYESYNNKLRDFIGKIIPYRKEMQNMGLGQQWLMVARGDFNRATSTLTQDIRNTDLTNKAACRALNDRIMKVEYNFLSPYLSPKDTPLRHIFFGSGSHTLQALLDHLGLLKTNRSAFNEDLFRNQLALATWTIQSAANALSGDIWNTDNEF comes from the exons ATGGATCATGCTAGGAAAGCAATATTTAACATG TTTGGAGGAGAGCCCCTCTCATACACCCGCTTCAGTCTGTCTCGACAGCCAGATGGCGACAACAGTCATGTGGAAATGAAACTGTCTGCTGAAGATGAGGAAGGTATTGAAAATGGAGGAATTGACCATCTTCACACCCGACCAATAAAACCAAGGAACAACAATCGACACCTCTGCTGTGTACTTACTGGGGCAGCTCTCCTTTTCCTTATAG GATTCCTGATTGGCTATCTGAGTTTCCGTGGAAGGATACAGGCAATGAAAAGTGAAGATGTTGTTGAAGCATGCCATGGCTATCGATGCTCAACCGAGCCTGAAGATGACACACCGGAACCGGAACCTGTGTTATACTGGAGTGACCTTAAAAGCAAGTTGTCGTCCAGGCTGCGCTCTGCAAGTTTCAGAGATAAAACTGG GTTCGGTGAGAAAGATGCTGGCAGTCCAGGAGATGAGAACCTAGCCAATATCATTCATCAAGAGTTTGAGAAATTCAAGTTGGATAAAGTCTGGGATGATGAGCACTACGTCAGGCTGCCGACCCCAGG ATCTCCGAATGAAGTTTCCCTGGAACAGCCAAATGAAATGTTGGAGACTCCTCAAGCTTATGTAGCATACAGTGAAAGTACAGAGGTTTCT GGAAAACCTGTTTATGCCAACTATGGGCGCAATGAAGACTTCTATCAACTGCTGCAGAAAAATGTCAACTTAACTGGAACAGTGATCCTTGTGAGAGCTGGAGAAATTGCTTTTTCTGAAAAA GTGGCAAATGCCAAGAAGATGGGTGCTGTAGGAGTCTTGATATATCCAGATCCAGCTGACTATGAGAACCTTGGAGAGACCTATTCCCAATTTGGACAC GCTCACCTTGGGACAGGAGACCCTTTTACTCCTGGATTTCCATCTTTCAACCATACTCAGTTTCCCCCAGTTGAATCCTCAGGCCTCCCACGCATTCCAGTACAAACCATTTCAAGCTCTGCTGCAATAAAAATATTCAG CGCTATGAATGTGCTAGACTGTCCAAATCCATGGAAAGGAGATCTCCCCGTTTACAAGCTTCGGTCAGATTCTTCTGGAAGAAGTGTGACGCTGCGGGTGAACAATAAGCTTGTGGAAAAGAAAATCCTAAACATCTTTGGTGtgatcaaaggctttgaggagcAAG ATCGGTATGTAGTCATTGGAGCCCAGCGTGATTCCTGGGGGCCTGGATTCGTAAAGGCTGGCATAGGAACCAGCCTGCTTCGGCAGCTTGCCAAAGCACTCTCTGACATCGTGAAACTTG ATGGGTACAAGCCCCGCCGGAGTATTGTGTTTGCCAGTTGGAGTGCTGGAGCCTTTGGAGCTGTCGGTGCCACAGAATGGCTGGAG GGCTATTCCTCATCTCTCCACATGAAGGCGGTTGCGTATATCAACTTGGATGCAGCAGTTTCGG GCTCGAAGGACTTCAGGTTCTCTGCCAGCCCCATGTTGAAAAGGTTGTTGGAAGATGCAGTCACAGGG ATTACTGTGTCGTCAACTGATCTTCGTTCCACTTTGGCCAGAAAAGA GGTCCCGTTTCGTATTGATGACGCAGCCTTTCCTTTTCTGTCCTACTCGGGGATACCATCTATTTCATTCCGGTTCTGTAAT AATGGGAAAGGGTATCCCTTCCTTGACACCCAATTAGACAATATGGACATCCTGATGAGACGTTTCAGCGCCCCCTATGAAGTGGAAGGTACAATCCGCAAAGCAGCTGAAATCGCTGGCCGTATAGCTCTGAGGATGACGCATGACCACGAACTGTACCTGGACTACGAGAGCTACAATAACAAGCTGCGTGACTTTATAGGGAAGATAATTCCGTACCGGAAAGAGATGCAG AATATGGGCTTGGGCCAACAGTGGCTGATGGTTGCCCGTGGAGACTTCAACCGAGCTACAAGCACCCTGACACAAGATATCAGAAACACCGACCTCACCAACAAGGCTGCTTGTCGTGCTTTGAATGACAGGATCATGAAA gTGGAGTACAACTTCCTCTCCCCGTACCTCTCTCCAAAAGACACTCCTCTCCGGCACATCTTCTTTGGTTCTGGCTCCCATACTCTCCAGGCGTTGCTGGACCACTTGGGTCTCTTGAAGACAAACAGGAGCGCCTTCAATGAAGATTTGTTCAGGAACCAGCTTGCTCTGGCAACCTGGACAATCCAGAGTGCTGCTAATGCCCTTTCTGGTGACATCTGGAACACAGACAATGAGTTCTGA